Genomic DNA from Haloterrigena alkaliphila:
TTATTCCGTTGCTGGTAGTTCTCGGCCTCGGATACCTCCTGTACAGCGCGATTCGGCGGTCTAGTAGCCGACGGACGGATCCCGCTATCGAGGAGTTGAGGACCGCCTATGCCCGCGGTGACCTAACGGACGAGGAGTTCGAGGAGCGCCGCGAACGCTTGCGTCGAGAGCGATAGTGGCGGGTCACGGCGTGGATATCGTCGTCGGCGAGAACGAGTGAGATGTGTTCGCCGCCGAGTTCATCACGAGAATACCCGTCGTCTCGACGATCACGTCGTCGATGGTATTGACGAGCGTCCGATATCGGCGCAAGGCAACGTCGTCGTCGACGTCCCCCCAGAATAGTCCGTCGGCAGCGCCCGCTCGAGTACTCATTGTTACCTCGACTGCCTAGAGGATGTCAAAATACTCGTTGCCCGTGGATCACGGCTACTCGCGCTCGAGGTATCTTCTTCTTCTTCCTGTGCCTTCCGGTTCGACCGGAGCTACCGGTCAGTACAGGGTGCTCAGGGAACGGTTGCCAATTCCAGCCCGTGCTTTACGCCGTAGGTTACTGGAACAATGAGTGATGGCGTTAACTCGAATCGACCACGTCGGCGAGAACGACCAGATGGCAGAGTGCATCGACAACTGTTTCGAAGCCGCTCAAGCGTGTGAATGGTGTGCTGATGAATGTGCTGGTGAAGGCGAAGGGATGGCCAAGTGTCTTCGTCTCTGTCGGGATGTCGCCGACCTCACGACGATGCACGCACGCTTCATGGCGCGGAACTCGAACTACAGTCCGCAACTTGCGGAAGCCTGTGCCGGTGCATGCGAAGAGTGTGCGGAGGAGTGCGAACAACATGACGAGGAACACTGTCAGGTCTGTGCTAACGTGCTTCGGGAGTGTGCCGAGTCCTGTCGGGAGATGGTATCGGCGTGAACCGCCTCGGGGTCAAGCCCCGAGGCCCTCGGCCTGCTCAGCCTGTAGAACCTGCGACCAATCCTGTCCGTCCACAACCCCTTCCGTTTTCGCTACTAGCGTATTGTCGGCATCATCTTTAGATACCCCTGTCCGATGCTAGAAATCATACGCCATGGCTCGTGAGACAGCGCCACCCACCCGAGAGGAGATCGAAGAACGCATTCAACAGGTCGGTAGGTACTCCCGCGTAGTCCATATCGGATTGTTCATCATACTAA
This window encodes:
- a CDS encoding four-helix bundle copper-binding protein is translated as MALTRIDHVGENDQMAECIDNCFEAAQACEWCADECAGEGEGMAKCLRLCRDVADLTTMHARFMARNSNYSPQLAEACAGACEECAEECEQHDEEHCQVCANVLRECAESCREMVSA